One region of Suncus etruscus isolate mSunEtr1 chromosome 5, mSunEtr1.pri.cur, whole genome shotgun sequence genomic DNA includes:
- the LOC126008994 gene encoding LOW QUALITY PROTEIN: UPF0729 protein C18orf32 homolog (The sequence of the model RefSeq protein was modified relative to this genomic sequence to represent the inferred CDS: substituted 2 bases at 2 genomic stop codons), translated as MVCILCILIPVLLWVYKKFLELYIYSLVFPLVSRLXPRKEIQXINDHGKGDYKGAAINGLSTKGQAEICDKKKQ; from the coding sequence ATGGTGTGCATACTCTGTATCCTCATTCCAGTGCTGCTCTGGGTCTACAAAAAGTTCCTGGAGCTGTATATCTACTCTCTGGTGTTCCCTCTAGTTAGTCGGCTGTGACCTcgaaaagaaatacagtaaattaATGACCATGGCAAAGGGGACTATAAGGGTGCAGCTATAAATGGATTATCAACAAAGGGACAAGCAGAAATTtgtgataaaaagaaacaatga